In the genome of Variovorax sp. PAMC26660, the window CGCAGGAAGCGGCCGATGCCATTCGCGCCGCCGCGCGTACGCAGGGCTACACCGAGCGCAGCTCCTACACCGTGGCCGGCGCGCATTTCGACTGGAGCGCCGTGCTTGCGGCGGGCGGCTCGCTCTCGCTGTTCGCCGACAAGCAGATCGTCGAGATCCGCATTCCCTCGGGCAAGCCCGGCAAGGACGGCAGCATCGCCTTGCAGCAGATGGCCGAAGGCGCGCCCGGCAACGACAGCACGCTCACGCTGGTGATGCTGCCGCGCCTGGACAAGGCCACGCGCACCGGCGCGTGGTTCTCGGCGCTCGAGAACAACGGCGTGAGCATCCAGGTCGACCCCATCGAGCGCGCGGCGCTGCCGCAATGGATCGCGCAGCGCCTCGGGCTGCAGGGCCAGCGCGTGATGCCCGGCGACGAAGGCCAGCGCACGCTGCAGTTCTTTGCCGACCGCGTCGAAGGCAATCTGCTGGCCGCGCACCAGGAAATCCAGAAGCTCGCGCTGCTGCATCCGGCCGGCGAATTGAGCTGGGAGCAGGTCGAGGGCGCGGTCAACAACGTGGCGCGCTACGACGTCTTCAAACTCTCCGAAGCCGTGCTCGCCGGCAACCCGCAGCGCGTGGCGCGCATGCTCGACGGCCTGCAGGCCGAGGGCGAGGCCGAAGTGCTGGTGCACTACACGATTGCCGAAGACATCCGCGCCCTGAAGCGCGTGAAAGACGCCATGGCTTCTGGCCGCCCGCTGCCGATGGCGCTGCGCGAAAACCGCATCTGGGGCCCGCGCGAGCGTGCCTTCGAGCGCGTGTTGCCGCGGCTGGACGACCGCATGCTGACCCGGCTGCTGCGCGCCGCGCACCTGGTGGACGGCATCTGCAAGGGGTTGAAGCAGCCCGACTGGCCCGCCAGCGGCTGGCAGGCTTTGCAGCGGCTGGCGCTGATGCTGTGCCGTGCCTGCAGCAGCGCACCGGTTGGCACGCGCCGCGCCTGATCCTGGCGGCTGGAGGCGCCAAAAAGCCTCTGTCAGCCGGGCCACAGGTCGGCGTGGGAAAATGCCGACATGAATGCGTTCAACGTCAGCGAGCACATGCAGACCCTGGGTCTGCAAGCCAAAGCCGCTGCTTTCCTCATGGCCCGTGCGGATGCAGCTACCAAAAACAGAGCATTGAAGGCGCTGGCCCGGCGCCTGCGCGACGCCGGCCCGGTGCTGTCCGTCGCCAATCAGAAAGACCTGGAGCGCGCCACCGCCGCCGGCCTCTCGGCGCCGATGGTCGACCGGCTCAAGCTCACGCCCAAGGTCATCGAGACCGTCGCCCTCGGCTGCGAGCAGCTGGCCGGCATGGCCGATGTGATCGGCGAAATCATCGGCATGAAGCAGCAGCCCAGCGGCATCCGCGTGGGCCAGATGCGCGTGCCGATCGGCGTCTTCGGCATGATCTACGAGAGCCGTCCCAACGTGACCATCGAGGCTGCGAGCCTCGCGATCAAGAGCGGCAACGCCGCCATCCTGCGCGGCGGCTCGGAAGCCATCGAGTCGAACAAGGCGCTGGCGCTGCTGGTGTCCGAGGCACTGGCCGAAGCCGGCCTGCCGGTCGAGGCGGTGCAACTGGTGCAGACCACCGACCGCGAGGCGGTGGGCCAGCTCATCGCCATGCCCGAGTTCGTAGACGTGATCATTCCGCGCGGTGGCAAGGGCCTGATCGAGCGCATCAGCCGCGACGCCAAGGTGCCGGTCATCAAGCACCTGGACGGCAACTGCCATGTCTACGTGGACGACACGGCCGAGTTCGACATGGCGCTGCGCATCGTCGACAACGCCAAGACCCAGAAGTACAGCCCTTGCAACGCCGCCGAAGGCCTGCTGGTGTCGGCTTCTGTGGCCGATGATTTCCTGCCCGAGATCGCCGCCATCTTCGCGGCCAAGGGCGTGGAAATGCGCTGCGATCCGGCGGCGGCCGCCATCCTGCGTGCCGACGCTGCGCTCGATCCGAAGGCCCGGGTGATCGATGCGGTCGAGTCCGACTGGTCCGAGGAATATCTCGCCGCCGTCATCAGCATCAAGGTCGTGGCTGGCGTCGATGAAGCCATCGCGCACATCAACCGCTATTCGAGCCACCACACCGATGCCATCGTCACGCGCGACCATGTGCATGCGCAGCGCTTTTTGCGCGAGGTCGATTCGGCCAGCGTCATGGTCAATGCGAGCACACGCTTCGCCGATGGCTTCGAGTTCGGGCTGGGCGCTGAAATCGGCATCAGCACCGACAAGTTCCACGCGCGCGGCCCGGTCGGCATCGAAGGGCTGACGTCGCTCAAGTATGTGGTGCTCGGTCAAGGCGAAGTGCGGACCTGATGCGCGCCCCTTCGGTCTTGTCATTGGGGCGGCCACCCCCAAATCCTACAATTCCGCTCCACCTCTAAGTACAAATCCAAGAAGGCCGCCGCATGGTTCCGCATCTCGTCACTGCCCTGACCGGCCCGATCAACGAACTGGAGCAGCGGGTACTCGACTCGATGCCAGCCATCGAGCGCTGGTTCCGGCTCGAATGGATGGAGCACACGCCGCCGTTCTACAGCGCCGTCGACATCCGCAACGCGGGCTTCAAGCTGGCGCCGGTCGACACCAATCTGTTCCCGGGTGGCTGGAACAACCTCACCAAAGAGATGCTGCCGCTGGCGGTGCAGGCCGCGCAGGCGGCCATCGAGAAGATCTGTCCGGAGGCGCGCAACCTGCTCGTCATTCCGGAAAACCACTCGAAAAACACCTTTTATCTCGCCAACGTCGCGCAACTCGTGCGTATCTTCCACATGGCGGGGCTCAATGTGCGCGTTGGCTCGATCGATCCGGCGATCAAGTCGCCCAAGAAGATCGAGTTGCCGAACGGTGACACCGTGACGCTGGAGCCGGTGGTGCGCAGCAAGCGTCGCCTGGGCCTGAAGAACTTCGATCCCTGCACGATTCTTCTCAACAACGAGCTTTCTGCAGGAACGCCCGGCATCCTCGAGGATCTCCACGAGCAGTACCTGCTGCCGCCGCTGCATGCAGGCTGGTCGGTGCGCCGCAAGAGCAACCATCTGCACAGCTATGAAGAGCTGTCCAAGCGCTTCGGCAAGCTGCTGGGCATCGACCCCTGGCTCATCAACCCGATCTACGCGCGCGCCGAAGGCGTCGACGTGGCCGAGGGCCGTGGCATCGACGTGCTGACCAGCCATGTCGACGCGGTGCTGACCAAGGTGCGCCGCAAGTACAAGGAATACGGCATCAACGAGAAGCCCTTCGTGGTCGTCAAGGGCGGCCACAGCGGCAGCGGCAGCCCGGGCGTGATCACCGTGCGCGACGCCAAGGACGTCGAGACGCTGATCGGCAAGTCGCGTACCAGCACGTCCTCTGCCGCGAAGACCGGCGCCGGCAGGGACCTGCGCGAGCCGACCGAGCTGATCGTCCAGGAAGGCGTGCTCACCAACGAGCGCGTGCACAACGGCGTGGCCGAGCCGGTCGTCTACATGATGGACCGCTACGTGGTCGGCGGCTTCTACCGCGTGCATGCCGAGCGCGCCGCCGACGAAAACCTCAAGCTGCCCGACGCCAGCTTCGTGCCGCTGGCTTTTTCCGAGAGCGCGCACATGCCGCAGCCTGGCGCCAAGCCCGGCGCGAGCGCGCCGAACCGCTTCTACATGTATGGCGTGGTCGGCCGGCTGGCCATGGTGGCGGCCAGCTACGAGATGGAAGCGACCGATCCGGACGCTGAAATCTACGAATGATTGAAGGGGCACGTTGCGGCGGCGGCGCGCAACGGCAAAATAGCGGCCCCACATCAAAGGAAACAAAAGGGCGGAGGGGATGCGTGGCGGGCGAGAGTCCGCTGCCATAGGTCCCCGGCGTGTCTGACGCGTCGATCAAGCAGCCAGCCCTTTTCCATCGACTTCGTGTCAGCCCCCAAATCTCTCTCAGCCGGCCTGATCGTCGGCGCCATCGGCGTTGTCTATGGCGACATCGGCACCAGCGTGCTGTATGCGGTCAAGGAAGTGTTCGGCCACGGCCATGTGCCGTTCACGGTCGAAAACGTCTACGGCATCCTTTCGATGTTCTTCTGGACATTGACCGTCATCGTCTCCATCAAGTACGTGGTGCTGGTGCTGCGGGCCGACAACGAAGGCGAGGGCGGCCTGGTCGCCATGCTCGCTCTGGCCTCGCGGGCGGTGGCCGACAAGCCCAGGCTGCGCCATCTGCTGCTGGTGGTCGGCATCTTCGGCACATCGCTCTTCTATGGCGACGGGGTCATCACCCCGGCGATCTCGGTGCTGTCGGCGGTCGAGGGCCTGGAGGTGGTGTCGCCGCACTTCACGCACTACGTGATCCCGATCACCCTGGTCGTGCTGTTCTGCCTGTTCGCGGTGCAAAAGCGCGGCACCGCGGGCATCGGCAAATTCTTCGGCCCGATCACGCTGGCGTGGTTCGCAGCGATCGCGGTGCTGGGCGTGTGGCAGATCCTGCACCACCCTGAAATCATCAAGGCGCTGAACCCCTGGTATGCGCTGAAGTTCATCTGGAGCAACCCGGGAACGAGCTTCATCCTGCTCGGTGCCATGGTGCTGTGCGTGACCGGGGCCGAGGCGCTGTATGCCGACCTGGGCCACTTCGGCAAGCAACCGATCCGCATCGCGTGGTTCTCGGTCGTCATGCCGGCCCTGACGCTCAACTACCTCGGCCAGGGCGCGCTGCTGCTGGAGAACCCCGAGGCCGTGAAGAACCCCTTCTTCATGATGGCGCCCGAATGGGCACTGATACCGCTGGTGATGCTGGCCACGGCGTCCACGGTGATCGCGTCGCAGGCGCTCATCACCGGAGCGTTCAGCGTCACACGCCAGGTCATCCAGCTGGGCTACCTGCCGCGCCTGAACATCGAGCACACCAGCGTGCGCACGGCGGGGCAGATCTACATTCCTTTGGTCAACTGGGGCCTGTTCGTGGCCATCGTGCTGGCGGTCGTGATGTTCCGCACCTCGAGCAGCCTGGCCGCGGCCTACGGCATTGCGGTGACCACCGACATGCTGATCACCACGATCCTGACCTTCTTCGTGATCCGCTACGCGTGGAAGCTGCCGTTGGCACTGTGCATCGCATCGACCGCGGTCTTCTTCGTGGTCGACTTCCTGTTCTTCGCGTCGAACCTGCTCAAGCTGTTCGAGGGCGGCTGGTTCCCGCTGATGATCGGCGGCTTCGTGTTCACGCTGATGATCACCTGGAAGGAAGGCCGGCGCCTGATGGGCGAGGCGCAGCACGCCGATGCGATCGACCTGAAGTCCTTTCTTGCCTCGGTGTTCGTGAGCCCGCCGGCGCGCGTCGACGGCACTGCGGTGTTTCTCACGGCTGAGCCCGGCACGGTGCCCAACGCGCTGCTGCACAACCTGAAGCACAACAAGGTGCTGCACGAGCAGAACATGTTCGTCACCGTGCGCAACCACGAGGTGCCCTGGATCCCGATGGACAAGCGCATCGAGATCGAGGCGCTCGGTCACCATTGCTGGCAGATCATGGTGCACTACGGCTTCAAGAACGACATCGATCTGCCGCGTGCGCTCGAACATGCGCGCATGCGCGGCTGCCAGCTGGAGCCGATGACGACCAGCTACTTCCTGTCGCGCGACGTCGTGATCCCGACGCTCGGCAGCGGCATGGCGCCGTGGCGCGAGAAGCTGTTCGCGCAGATGCACCACAACGCGAGCGGGGCGGCTGCGTTCCTGGGGTTGCCGAACAATGCGGTGGTCGAACTGGGCTCGAAGATCGAGATCTGACGGCGGCGGCACAATCGCCGGATGTCGTTCTTCAAAGACCTGAGCCTTTCGGCTTTCACCGCGGGCTTCGTCGCCGTGCTCGTGGGTTTCACGAGTTCGGTGGCCATCGTGTTCCAGGCCGCGCAGGCCTTCGGCGCCACGCCGGAGATGGCGGCTTCCTGGATGTGGGCACTGGGCATCGGCATGGGGCTGGCTTCGGCGCTGCCCTCGCTCTGGTGGAAGAAGCCCGTGATGATTGCCTGGAGCACGCCCGGCGCGGCGGTGCTGGCTGTTGCCGGCATGGGCTACGGCATGGGCGAGGCGGTGGGCGCATTCATCGTGTGCGCGGTGCTGATCGTGCTCGCGGGCGCCACCGGATGGTTCGAGCGGGTGATGAACAAGATCCCGATGGCGATTGCCTCCGCATTGCTTGCCGGCGTGCTCGCGCGCTTCGGCCTGTCGGCCTTCACCGCGGCGCAGACCGCGTTGCCATTGGTGCTGCTGATGCTCGGCACCTACCTCGTCGCCAAGCGGTTCGTGCCGCGCTACGCGGTGCCGCTGACGCTGCTCGTGGCCATCGTCTTCGTGGCGGCGCGCGGCCAGCTGGCGTGGTCCTCCGTGCACTTCACGCTCACCTGGCCGGTGTTCACGATGCCGGTCTTCAGCTGGCAGGCCATCGTCAGCCTGTCGCTGCCGTTGTTTGTCGTGACCATGGCCTCGCAGAACCTGCCGGGTGTGGCTGCGATCCGCGCGAGTGGGTACAGCGACCTGCCGGTCAGCAAGCTCATCACCATCAGCGGCCTTGCGACGCTGGTGCTCGCGCCTTTCGGCGCGTTCGCGCTGAACCTGAGCGCGATCACAGCCGCCATGTGCATGGGCCGCGAAGCCCATGAAGACCCGGCGCGACGCTACACCGCGGCCGTGAGCTGCGGCGCCCTCTACGTGGTGATCGGGCTCTTTGGCGCGGC includes:
- the holA gene encoding DNA polymerase III subunit delta — translated: MQLASAQLGAHLQKGLKPLYTIHGDEPLLAQEAADAIRAAARTQGYTERSSYTVAGAHFDWSAVLAAGGSLSLFADKQIVEIRIPSGKPGKDGSIALQQMAEGAPGNDSTLTLVMLPRLDKATRTGAWFSALENNGVSIQVDPIERAALPQWIAQRLGLQGQRVMPGDEGQRTLQFFADRVEGNLLAAHQEIQKLALLHPAGELSWEQVEGAVNNVARYDVFKLSEAVLAGNPQRVARMLDGLQAEGEAEVLVHYTIAEDIRALKRVKDAMASGRPLPMALRENRIWGPRERAFERVLPRLDDRMLTRLLRAAHLVDGICKGLKQPDWPASGWQALQRLALMLCRACSSAPVGTRRA
- a CDS encoding glutamate-5-semialdehyde dehydrogenase, whose amino-acid sequence is MNAFNVSEHMQTLGLQAKAAAFLMARADAATKNRALKALARRLRDAGPVLSVANQKDLERATAAGLSAPMVDRLKLTPKVIETVALGCEQLAGMADVIGEIIGMKQQPSGIRVGQMRVPIGVFGMIYESRPNVTIEAASLAIKSGNAAILRGGSEAIESNKALALLVSEALAEAGLPVEAVQLVQTTDREAVGQLIAMPEFVDVIIPRGGKGLIERISRDAKVPVIKHLDGNCHVYVDDTAEFDMALRIVDNAKTQKYSPCNAAEGLLVSASVADDFLPEIAAIFAAKGVEMRCDPAAAAILRADAALDPKARVIDAVESDWSEEYLAAVISIKVVAGVDEAIAHINRYSSHHTDAIVTRDHVHAQRFLREVDSASVMVNASTRFADGFEFGLGAEIGISTDKFHARGPVGIEGLTSLKYVVLGQGEVRT
- the gshA gene encoding glutamate--cysteine ligase, encoding MVPHLVTALTGPINELEQRVLDSMPAIERWFRLEWMEHTPPFYSAVDIRNAGFKLAPVDTNLFPGGWNNLTKEMLPLAVQAAQAAIEKICPEARNLLVIPENHSKNTFYLANVAQLVRIFHMAGLNVRVGSIDPAIKSPKKIELPNGDTVTLEPVVRSKRRLGLKNFDPCTILLNNELSAGTPGILEDLHEQYLLPPLHAGWSVRRKSNHLHSYEELSKRFGKLLGIDPWLINPIYARAEGVDVAEGRGIDVLTSHVDAVLTKVRRKYKEYGINEKPFVVVKGGHSGSGSPGVITVRDAKDVETLIGKSRTSTSSAAKTGAGRDLREPTELIVQEGVLTNERVHNGVAEPVVYMMDRYVVGGFYRVHAERAADENLKLPDASFVPLAFSESAHMPQPGAKPGASAPNRFYMYGVVGRLAMVAASYEMEATDPDAEIYE
- a CDS encoding potassium transporter Kup, encoding MSAPKSLSAGLIVGAIGVVYGDIGTSVLYAVKEVFGHGHVPFTVENVYGILSMFFWTLTVIVSIKYVVLVLRADNEGEGGLVAMLALASRAVADKPRLRHLLLVVGIFGTSLFYGDGVITPAISVLSAVEGLEVVSPHFTHYVIPITLVVLFCLFAVQKRGTAGIGKFFGPITLAWFAAIAVLGVWQILHHPEIIKALNPWYALKFIWSNPGTSFILLGAMVLCVTGAEALYADLGHFGKQPIRIAWFSVVMPALTLNYLGQGALLLENPEAVKNPFFMMAPEWALIPLVMLATASTVIASQALITGAFSVTRQVIQLGYLPRLNIEHTSVRTAGQIYIPLVNWGLFVAIVLAVVMFRTSSSLAAAYGIAVTTDMLITTILTFFVIRYAWKLPLALCIASTAVFFVVDFLFFASNLLKLFEGGWFPLMIGGFVFTLMITWKEGRRLMGEAQHADAIDLKSFLASVFVSPPARVDGTAVFLTAEPGTVPNALLHNLKHNKVLHEQNMFVTVRNHEVPWIPMDKRIEIEALGHHCWQIMVHYGFKNDIDLPRALEHARMRGCQLEPMTTSYFLSRDVVIPTLGSGMAPWREKLFAQMHHNASGAAAFLGLPNNAVVELGSKIEI
- a CDS encoding benzoate/H(+) symporter BenE family transporter, which produces MSFFKDLSLSAFTAGFVAVLVGFTSSVAIVFQAAQAFGATPEMAASWMWALGIGMGLASALPSLWWKKPVMIAWSTPGAAVLAVAGMGYGMGEAVGAFIVCAVLIVLAGATGWFERVMNKIPMAIASALLAGVLARFGLSAFTAAQTALPLVLLMLGTYLVAKRFVPRYAVPLTLLVAIVFVAARGQLAWSSVHFTLTWPVFTMPVFSWQAIVSLSLPLFVVTMASQNLPGVAAIRASGYSDLPVSKLITISGLATLVLAPFGAFALNLSAITAAMCMGREAHEDPARRYTAAVSCGALYVVIGLFGAAVTGLLTAFPKELVACIAGLALLGTIGGGLAAAVRDESHREAALITFLVTLSGVTLVGIGSAFWGVVAGAIALAVQHIGRASLAEKAPVGKGIAASGNIAPDTHVAAAPGAGKNA